A stretch of Girardinichthys multiradiatus isolate DD_20200921_A chromosome 20, DD_fGirMul_XY1, whole genome shotgun sequence DNA encodes these proteins:
- the LOC124856509 gene encoding AMP deaminase 2-like isoform X1 — MASSVVVFHHVGYWKLIPWLLRQPRRMVPRRIGEILGRPFSALLCCTPADLLLAERRRSQLCSRAVTSRAWVLLLHCPIMRQSSSVTASALLCWSVHSSDSLCSGSNLSSGVRMSSSTSNSDEQGKAKSKSQIPKRGSLQSNTSPDLCGVSGPKTLKPQRSLPGTPVSLSQPPVNLRASMEEKYKELAEELFTRSMTESEMRSAPYEFPEDSPIEQLEERRHRLERQISQDIKLEPEILLRAKQDFMKIDSAADLESMKEKSVDTVDMGFKERQMPMEKEYQRVSISGEEKCGVPFTDLVDAAKCVVKALLIREKYIYRSMQTFCKTTAHALQDLGTNSLELGVYDDILETPVDADAPVHPPVSETHPYDNQDPKNMPADTGYGCKMVDGVIHVFNKKTNMDKSTELDLPYPDLKEYIADMNVMMSLIINGPVKSFCYRRLQYLSSKFQMHILLNEMKELAAQKKVPHRDFYNIRKVDTHIHASSCMNQKHLLRFIKKAMKKYPDEIVHVERGHGQTLRDVFETMNLTAYDLSVDTLDMHADRNTFHRFDKFNSKYNPIGESILREIFIKTDNYVEGKYFAHIVKEVMFDLEESKYQNSELRLSIYGRSRDEWDKLAEWAVKHRVYSDNVRWLIQVPRLFDVYHTKKQLANFQEMLENVFMPLFEVTIDPASHPELHLFLEHVVGFDSVDDESKPEQHIFNLDSPLPAEWTEEDNPPYSYYLYYTYANMTVLNHLRRRRGFHTFVLRPHCGEAGPIHHLVSGFMLSENISHGLLLRKAPVLQYLYYLAQVGIAMSPLSNNSLFLSYHRNPLMEYLSRGLIISLSTDDPLQFHFTKEPLMEEYSIAAQVWKLSSCDMCELARNSVLMSGFSHKVKSYWLGPSYYKEGPESNDIRRTNVPDIRVAYRFETLTEELNLITHAVRTDELDSIDEEETLTMGPVLGGR; from the exons ATGGCCTCTTCTGTGGTTGTATTTCACCACGTTGGCTACTGGAAGCTCATTCCCTGGTTGCTAAGGCAACCAAGAAGGATGGTCCCCCGCAGGATCGGGGAAATCCTTGGGCGGCCTTTTAGTGCATTGCTGTGCTGCACGCCTGCTGACCTGCTCCTTGCTGAAAGGAGGAGGAGCCAACTTTGCAGTAGAGCTGTTACCAGCCGAGCATGGGTCCTGCTACTGCACTGCCCCATCATGAGACAGAGCTCCAGCGTCACAGCGAGCGCTCTCCTCTGCTGGTCAGTTCACAGCTCAGACTCACTCTGCTCCGGTAGTAACCTGAGCTCAGGCGTTAGGATGTCATCTTCCACCTCAAACAGCGATGAACAAGGGAAGGCTAAATCTAAATCTCAGATCCCCAAGAGAGGGAGCCTGCAGAGCAACACCAGCCCTG ACCTCTGTGGTGTATCTGGACCCAAGACCCTCAAGCCCCAGAGATCCCTCCCAGGGACGCCAGTTTCTCTTTCCCAGCCCCCAGTCAACCTGCGAGCATCCATGGAGGAAAAGTACAAAGAGCTTGCTGAG GAGCTGTTCACACGCAGCATGACAGAGAGCGAGATGCGAAGTGCCCCCTATGAGTTCCCAGAGGACAGTCCCATCGAGCAGCTGGAGGAACGACGGCACCGCCTAGAGAGGCAAATCAGTCAGGACATTAA GCTTGAGCCAGAGATCTTACTGCGTGCCAAACAGGACTTCATGAAAATCGACAGTGCTGCAGACCTTGA GTCAATGAAGGAGAAAAGCGTGGACACGGTTGATATGGGCTTTAAGGAGCGGCAAATGCCGATGGAAAAAGAGTACCAGCGCGTCTCAATATCTGGAGAAGAAAAATGCGGG GTGCCGTTCACTGACCTGGTAGATGCTGCCAAATGTGTGGTGAAGGCCTTATTAATCCGGGAGAAATACATCTATCGTTCCATGCAGACCTTTTGTAAGACCACAGCTCACGCCCTGCAGGACCTTGGGACGAACTCTCTGGAGCTGGGAGTTTATGATGACATACTAGAGACCCCTGTAGATGCAG ATGCCCCTGTTCACCCACCCGTCTCCGAGACACACCCATACGACAATCAGGACCCCAAGAATATGCCAGCAGATACAGGATATGGTTGTAAGATGGTTGATGGGGTCATACACGTCttcaacaagaaaacaaacatggacAA AAGCACAGAACTCGACCTACCGTATCCTGACCTGAAGGAGTACATAGCAGACATGAATGTAATGATGTCCCTCATTATCAACGGTCCAGT GAAATCTTTTTGCTACCGCCGCCTGCAGTACCTGAGCTCCAAATTTCAGATGCACATCTTGCTGAATGAGATGAAGGAGCTGGCAGCTCAGAAGAAGGTTCCTCACAGAGACTTCTACAACATCAGAAAG gtggacacacacatacatgcatcATCCTGCATGAACCAGAAGCATCTTCTGCGATTTATCAAGAAAGCCATGAAGAAATACCCCGACGAGATTGTTCACGTTGAGCGGGGACACGGTCAGACCCTCCGAGATGTTTTTGAGACCATGAACTTGACAGCGTACGACCTGAGTGTAGACACACTCGACATGCACGCG GATCGAAACACATTTCATCGGTTTGATAAGTTCAACTCCAAATACAACCCCATTGGAGAGTCTATCCTCAGGGAGATCTTCATCAAGACGGACAAttatgtggaaggaaaatactTTGCTCATATAGTTAAG GAGGTGATGTTTGACTTGGAGGAGAGTAAATACCAGAACTCTGAGTTAAGACTGTCCATCTATGGTCGCTCCAGAGACGAATGGGACAAGCTGGCAGAGTGGGCTGTCAAACATAGAGTGTACTCTGATAATGTGCGCTGGCTTATCCAGGTGCCGCGTCTGTT TGATGTGTACCACACAAAGAAGCAGCTGGCTAACTTCCAGGAGATGTTGGAGAATGTCTTCATGCCTCTATTTGAGGTCACCATAGATCCTGCCAGTCATCCTGAGCTGCATCTCTTCCTGGAGCAT GTGGTGGGCTTTGACAGCGTGGATGACGAGTCCAAGCCTgaacaacacatttttaaccTGGACAGCCCACTGCCCGCTGAATGGACAGAGGAGGACAACCCACCCTACTCCTACTATCTCTACTACACCTACGCCAACATGACTGTGCTGAACCACCTGCGAAG ACGTCGAGGGTTTCATACATTCGTTCTGCGACCTCACTGTGGTGAAGCGGGTCCGATCCATCACCTGGTGTCAGGGTTCATGTTGTCAGAGAATATTTCCCACGGACTGCTGCTCAGAAAG GCCCCTGTGCTTCAGTATCTTTACTACCTGGCTCAGGTTGGCATTGCCATGTCACCGCTCAGCAACAACAGCCTGTTCCTTAGTTACCACCGCAACCCGCTGATGGAGTATTTGTCCAGAGGTCTCATAATCTCTCTGTCCACCGATGATCCCCTTCAGTTCCACTTCACCAAG GAGCCACTGATGGAAGAGTACAGCATCGCGGCTCAGGTGTGGAAATTGAGCTCATGTGACATGTGTGAGCTGGCTAGAAACAGTGTCCTGATGAGTGGATTTTCACACAAG GTCAAGAGCTACTGGCTTGGCCCCAGTTACTATAAAGAAGGTCCTGAGAGCAACGACATCCGCCGCACCAACGTTCCCGATATCCGTGTTGCATACCGCTTTGAGACGCTCACCGAGGAGCTCAACCTCATCACCCATGCCGTGCGCACAGACGAGCTGGACAGTATCGATGAAGAGGAAACGCTAACCATGGGTCCCGTCTTGGGAGGGCGCTGA
- the LOC124856509 gene encoding AMP deaminase 2-like isoform X2, translating into MASSVVVFHHVGYWKLIPWLLRQPRRMVPRRIGEILGRPFSALLCCTPADLLLAERRRSQLCSRAVTSRAWVLLLHCPIMRQSSSVTASALLCWSVHSSDSLCSGSNLSSGVRMSSSTSNSDEQGKAKSKSQIPKRGSLQSNTSPDLCGVSGPKTLKPQRSLPGTPVSLSQPPVNLRASMEEKYKELAEELFTRSMTESEMRSAPYEFPEDSPIEQLEERRHRLERQISQDIKSMKEKSVDTVDMGFKERQMPMEKEYQRVSISGEEKCGVPFTDLVDAAKCVVKALLIREKYIYRSMQTFCKTTAHALQDLGTNSLELGVYDDILETPVDADAPVHPPVSETHPYDNQDPKNMPADTGYGCKMVDGVIHVFNKKTNMDKSTELDLPYPDLKEYIADMNVMMSLIINGPVKSFCYRRLQYLSSKFQMHILLNEMKELAAQKKVPHRDFYNIRKVDTHIHASSCMNQKHLLRFIKKAMKKYPDEIVHVERGHGQTLRDVFETMNLTAYDLSVDTLDMHADRNTFHRFDKFNSKYNPIGESILREIFIKTDNYVEGKYFAHIVKEVMFDLEESKYQNSELRLSIYGRSRDEWDKLAEWAVKHRVYSDNVRWLIQVPRLFDVYHTKKQLANFQEMLENVFMPLFEVTIDPASHPELHLFLEHVVGFDSVDDESKPEQHIFNLDSPLPAEWTEEDNPPYSYYLYYTYANMTVLNHLRRRRGFHTFVLRPHCGEAGPIHHLVSGFMLSENISHGLLLRKAPVLQYLYYLAQVGIAMSPLSNNSLFLSYHRNPLMEYLSRGLIISLSTDDPLQFHFTKEPLMEEYSIAAQVWKLSSCDMCELARNSVLMSGFSHKVKSYWLGPSYYKEGPESNDIRRTNVPDIRVAYRFETLTEELNLITHAVRTDELDSIDEEETLTMGPVLGGR; encoded by the exons ATGGCCTCTTCTGTGGTTGTATTTCACCACGTTGGCTACTGGAAGCTCATTCCCTGGTTGCTAAGGCAACCAAGAAGGATGGTCCCCCGCAGGATCGGGGAAATCCTTGGGCGGCCTTTTAGTGCATTGCTGTGCTGCACGCCTGCTGACCTGCTCCTTGCTGAAAGGAGGAGGAGCCAACTTTGCAGTAGAGCTGTTACCAGCCGAGCATGGGTCCTGCTACTGCACTGCCCCATCATGAGACAGAGCTCCAGCGTCACAGCGAGCGCTCTCCTCTGCTGGTCAGTTCACAGCTCAGACTCACTCTGCTCCGGTAGTAACCTGAGCTCAGGCGTTAGGATGTCATCTTCCACCTCAAACAGCGATGAACAAGGGAAGGCTAAATCTAAATCTCAGATCCCCAAGAGAGGGAGCCTGCAGAGCAACACCAGCCCTG ACCTCTGTGGTGTATCTGGACCCAAGACCCTCAAGCCCCAGAGATCCCTCCCAGGGACGCCAGTTTCTCTTTCCCAGCCCCCAGTCAACCTGCGAGCATCCATGGAGGAAAAGTACAAAGAGCTTGCTGAG GAGCTGTTCACACGCAGCATGACAGAGAGCGAGATGCGAAGTGCCCCCTATGAGTTCCCAGAGGACAGTCCCATCGAGCAGCTGGAGGAACGACGGCACCGCCTAGAGAGGCAAATCAGTCAGGACATTAA GTCAATGAAGGAGAAAAGCGTGGACACGGTTGATATGGGCTTTAAGGAGCGGCAAATGCCGATGGAAAAAGAGTACCAGCGCGTCTCAATATCTGGAGAAGAAAAATGCGGG GTGCCGTTCACTGACCTGGTAGATGCTGCCAAATGTGTGGTGAAGGCCTTATTAATCCGGGAGAAATACATCTATCGTTCCATGCAGACCTTTTGTAAGACCACAGCTCACGCCCTGCAGGACCTTGGGACGAACTCTCTGGAGCTGGGAGTTTATGATGACATACTAGAGACCCCTGTAGATGCAG ATGCCCCTGTTCACCCACCCGTCTCCGAGACACACCCATACGACAATCAGGACCCCAAGAATATGCCAGCAGATACAGGATATGGTTGTAAGATGGTTGATGGGGTCATACACGTCttcaacaagaaaacaaacatggacAA AAGCACAGAACTCGACCTACCGTATCCTGACCTGAAGGAGTACATAGCAGACATGAATGTAATGATGTCCCTCATTATCAACGGTCCAGT GAAATCTTTTTGCTACCGCCGCCTGCAGTACCTGAGCTCCAAATTTCAGATGCACATCTTGCTGAATGAGATGAAGGAGCTGGCAGCTCAGAAGAAGGTTCCTCACAGAGACTTCTACAACATCAGAAAG gtggacacacacatacatgcatcATCCTGCATGAACCAGAAGCATCTTCTGCGATTTATCAAGAAAGCCATGAAGAAATACCCCGACGAGATTGTTCACGTTGAGCGGGGACACGGTCAGACCCTCCGAGATGTTTTTGAGACCATGAACTTGACAGCGTACGACCTGAGTGTAGACACACTCGACATGCACGCG GATCGAAACACATTTCATCGGTTTGATAAGTTCAACTCCAAATACAACCCCATTGGAGAGTCTATCCTCAGGGAGATCTTCATCAAGACGGACAAttatgtggaaggaaaatactTTGCTCATATAGTTAAG GAGGTGATGTTTGACTTGGAGGAGAGTAAATACCAGAACTCTGAGTTAAGACTGTCCATCTATGGTCGCTCCAGAGACGAATGGGACAAGCTGGCAGAGTGGGCTGTCAAACATAGAGTGTACTCTGATAATGTGCGCTGGCTTATCCAGGTGCCGCGTCTGTT TGATGTGTACCACACAAAGAAGCAGCTGGCTAACTTCCAGGAGATGTTGGAGAATGTCTTCATGCCTCTATTTGAGGTCACCATAGATCCTGCCAGTCATCCTGAGCTGCATCTCTTCCTGGAGCAT GTGGTGGGCTTTGACAGCGTGGATGACGAGTCCAAGCCTgaacaacacatttttaaccTGGACAGCCCACTGCCCGCTGAATGGACAGAGGAGGACAACCCACCCTACTCCTACTATCTCTACTACACCTACGCCAACATGACTGTGCTGAACCACCTGCGAAG ACGTCGAGGGTTTCATACATTCGTTCTGCGACCTCACTGTGGTGAAGCGGGTCCGATCCATCACCTGGTGTCAGGGTTCATGTTGTCAGAGAATATTTCCCACGGACTGCTGCTCAGAAAG GCCCCTGTGCTTCAGTATCTTTACTACCTGGCTCAGGTTGGCATTGCCATGTCACCGCTCAGCAACAACAGCCTGTTCCTTAGTTACCACCGCAACCCGCTGATGGAGTATTTGTCCAGAGGTCTCATAATCTCTCTGTCCACCGATGATCCCCTTCAGTTCCACTTCACCAAG GAGCCACTGATGGAAGAGTACAGCATCGCGGCTCAGGTGTGGAAATTGAGCTCATGTGACATGTGTGAGCTGGCTAGAAACAGTGTCCTGATGAGTGGATTTTCACACAAG GTCAAGAGCTACTGGCTTGGCCCCAGTTACTATAAAGAAGGTCCTGAGAGCAACGACATCCGCCGCACCAACGTTCCCGATATCCGTGTTGCATACCGCTTTGAGACGCTCACCGAGGAGCTCAACCTCATCACCCATGCCGTGCGCACAGACGAGCTGGACAGTATCGATGAAGAGGAAACGCTAACCATGGGTCCCGTCTTGGGAGGGCGCTGA
- the LOC124856509 gene encoding AMP deaminase 2-like isoform X3: MSDDLCGVSGPKTLKPQRSLPGTPVSLSQPPVNLRASMEEKYKELAEELFTRSMTESEMRSAPYEFPEDSPIEQLEERRHRLERQISQDIKLEPEILLRAKQDFMKIDSAADLESMKEKSVDTVDMGFKERQMPMEKEYQRVSISGEEKCGVPFTDLVDAAKCVVKALLIREKYIYRSMQTFCKTTAHALQDLGTNSLELGVYDDILETPVDADAPVHPPVSETHPYDNQDPKNMPADTGYGCKMVDGVIHVFNKKTNMDKSTELDLPYPDLKEYIADMNVMMSLIINGPVKSFCYRRLQYLSSKFQMHILLNEMKELAAQKKVPHRDFYNIRKVDTHIHASSCMNQKHLLRFIKKAMKKYPDEIVHVERGHGQTLRDVFETMNLTAYDLSVDTLDMHADRNTFHRFDKFNSKYNPIGESILREIFIKTDNYVEGKYFAHIVKEVMFDLEESKYQNSELRLSIYGRSRDEWDKLAEWAVKHRVYSDNVRWLIQVPRLFDVYHTKKQLANFQEMLENVFMPLFEVTIDPASHPELHLFLEHVVGFDSVDDESKPEQHIFNLDSPLPAEWTEEDNPPYSYYLYYTYANMTVLNHLRRRRGFHTFVLRPHCGEAGPIHHLVSGFMLSENISHGLLLRKAPVLQYLYYLAQVGIAMSPLSNNSLFLSYHRNPLMEYLSRGLIISLSTDDPLQFHFTKEPLMEEYSIAAQVWKLSSCDMCELARNSVLMSGFSHKVKSYWLGPSYYKEGPESNDIRRTNVPDIRVAYRFETLTEELNLITHAVRTDELDSIDEEETLTMGPVLGGR, translated from the exons ACCTCTGTGGTGTATCTGGACCCAAGACCCTCAAGCCCCAGAGATCCCTCCCAGGGACGCCAGTTTCTCTTTCCCAGCCCCCAGTCAACCTGCGAGCATCCATGGAGGAAAAGTACAAAGAGCTTGCTGAG GAGCTGTTCACACGCAGCATGACAGAGAGCGAGATGCGAAGTGCCCCCTATGAGTTCCCAGAGGACAGTCCCATCGAGCAGCTGGAGGAACGACGGCACCGCCTAGAGAGGCAAATCAGTCAGGACATTAA GCTTGAGCCAGAGATCTTACTGCGTGCCAAACAGGACTTCATGAAAATCGACAGTGCTGCAGACCTTGA GTCAATGAAGGAGAAAAGCGTGGACACGGTTGATATGGGCTTTAAGGAGCGGCAAATGCCGATGGAAAAAGAGTACCAGCGCGTCTCAATATCTGGAGAAGAAAAATGCGGG GTGCCGTTCACTGACCTGGTAGATGCTGCCAAATGTGTGGTGAAGGCCTTATTAATCCGGGAGAAATACATCTATCGTTCCATGCAGACCTTTTGTAAGACCACAGCTCACGCCCTGCAGGACCTTGGGACGAACTCTCTGGAGCTGGGAGTTTATGATGACATACTAGAGACCCCTGTAGATGCAG ATGCCCCTGTTCACCCACCCGTCTCCGAGACACACCCATACGACAATCAGGACCCCAAGAATATGCCAGCAGATACAGGATATGGTTGTAAGATGGTTGATGGGGTCATACACGTCttcaacaagaaaacaaacatggacAA AAGCACAGAACTCGACCTACCGTATCCTGACCTGAAGGAGTACATAGCAGACATGAATGTAATGATGTCCCTCATTATCAACGGTCCAGT GAAATCTTTTTGCTACCGCCGCCTGCAGTACCTGAGCTCCAAATTTCAGATGCACATCTTGCTGAATGAGATGAAGGAGCTGGCAGCTCAGAAGAAGGTTCCTCACAGAGACTTCTACAACATCAGAAAG gtggacacacacatacatgcatcATCCTGCATGAACCAGAAGCATCTTCTGCGATTTATCAAGAAAGCCATGAAGAAATACCCCGACGAGATTGTTCACGTTGAGCGGGGACACGGTCAGACCCTCCGAGATGTTTTTGAGACCATGAACTTGACAGCGTACGACCTGAGTGTAGACACACTCGACATGCACGCG GATCGAAACACATTTCATCGGTTTGATAAGTTCAACTCCAAATACAACCCCATTGGAGAGTCTATCCTCAGGGAGATCTTCATCAAGACGGACAAttatgtggaaggaaaatactTTGCTCATATAGTTAAG GAGGTGATGTTTGACTTGGAGGAGAGTAAATACCAGAACTCTGAGTTAAGACTGTCCATCTATGGTCGCTCCAGAGACGAATGGGACAAGCTGGCAGAGTGGGCTGTCAAACATAGAGTGTACTCTGATAATGTGCGCTGGCTTATCCAGGTGCCGCGTCTGTT TGATGTGTACCACACAAAGAAGCAGCTGGCTAACTTCCAGGAGATGTTGGAGAATGTCTTCATGCCTCTATTTGAGGTCACCATAGATCCTGCCAGTCATCCTGAGCTGCATCTCTTCCTGGAGCAT GTGGTGGGCTTTGACAGCGTGGATGACGAGTCCAAGCCTgaacaacacatttttaaccTGGACAGCCCACTGCCCGCTGAATGGACAGAGGAGGACAACCCACCCTACTCCTACTATCTCTACTACACCTACGCCAACATGACTGTGCTGAACCACCTGCGAAG ACGTCGAGGGTTTCATACATTCGTTCTGCGACCTCACTGTGGTGAAGCGGGTCCGATCCATCACCTGGTGTCAGGGTTCATGTTGTCAGAGAATATTTCCCACGGACTGCTGCTCAGAAAG GCCCCTGTGCTTCAGTATCTTTACTACCTGGCTCAGGTTGGCATTGCCATGTCACCGCTCAGCAACAACAGCCTGTTCCTTAGTTACCACCGCAACCCGCTGATGGAGTATTTGTCCAGAGGTCTCATAATCTCTCTGTCCACCGATGATCCCCTTCAGTTCCACTTCACCAAG GAGCCACTGATGGAAGAGTACAGCATCGCGGCTCAGGTGTGGAAATTGAGCTCATGTGACATGTGTGAGCTGGCTAGAAACAGTGTCCTGATGAGTGGATTTTCACACAAG GTCAAGAGCTACTGGCTTGGCCCCAGTTACTATAAAGAAGGTCCTGAGAGCAACGACATCCGCCGCACCAACGTTCCCGATATCCGTGTTGCATACCGCTTTGAGACGCTCACCGAGGAGCTCAACCTCATCACCCATGCCGTGCGCACAGACGAGCTGGACAGTATCGATGAAGAGGAAACGCTAACCATGGGTCCCGTCTTGGGAGGGCGCTGA
- the LOC124856509 gene encoding AMP deaminase 2-like isoform X4 has protein sequence MEEKYKELAEELFTRSMTESEMRSAPYEFPEDSPIEQLEERRHRLERQISQDIKLEPEILLRAKQDFMKIDSAADLESMKEKSVDTVDMGFKERQMPMEKEYQRVSISGEEKCGVPFTDLVDAAKCVVKALLIREKYIYRSMQTFCKTTAHALQDLGTNSLELGVYDDILETPVDADAPVHPPVSETHPYDNQDPKNMPADTGYGCKMVDGVIHVFNKKTNMDKSTELDLPYPDLKEYIADMNVMMSLIINGPVKSFCYRRLQYLSSKFQMHILLNEMKELAAQKKVPHRDFYNIRKVDTHIHASSCMNQKHLLRFIKKAMKKYPDEIVHVERGHGQTLRDVFETMNLTAYDLSVDTLDMHADRNTFHRFDKFNSKYNPIGESILREIFIKTDNYVEGKYFAHIVKEVMFDLEESKYQNSELRLSIYGRSRDEWDKLAEWAVKHRVYSDNVRWLIQVPRLFDVYHTKKQLANFQEMLENVFMPLFEVTIDPASHPELHLFLEHVVGFDSVDDESKPEQHIFNLDSPLPAEWTEEDNPPYSYYLYYTYANMTVLNHLRRRRGFHTFVLRPHCGEAGPIHHLVSGFMLSENISHGLLLRKAPVLQYLYYLAQVGIAMSPLSNNSLFLSYHRNPLMEYLSRGLIISLSTDDPLQFHFTKEPLMEEYSIAAQVWKLSSCDMCELARNSVLMSGFSHKVKSYWLGPSYYKEGPESNDIRRTNVPDIRVAYRFETLTEELNLITHAVRTDELDSIDEEETLTMGPVLGGR, from the exons ATGGAGGAAAAGTACAAAGAGCTTGCTGAG GAGCTGTTCACACGCAGCATGACAGAGAGCGAGATGCGAAGTGCCCCCTATGAGTTCCCAGAGGACAGTCCCATCGAGCAGCTGGAGGAACGACGGCACCGCCTAGAGAGGCAAATCAGTCAGGACATTAA GCTTGAGCCAGAGATCTTACTGCGTGCCAAACAGGACTTCATGAAAATCGACAGTGCTGCAGACCTTGA GTCAATGAAGGAGAAAAGCGTGGACACGGTTGATATGGGCTTTAAGGAGCGGCAAATGCCGATGGAAAAAGAGTACCAGCGCGTCTCAATATCTGGAGAAGAAAAATGCGGG GTGCCGTTCACTGACCTGGTAGATGCTGCCAAATGTGTGGTGAAGGCCTTATTAATCCGGGAGAAATACATCTATCGTTCCATGCAGACCTTTTGTAAGACCACAGCTCACGCCCTGCAGGACCTTGGGACGAACTCTCTGGAGCTGGGAGTTTATGATGACATACTAGAGACCCCTGTAGATGCAG ATGCCCCTGTTCACCCACCCGTCTCCGAGACACACCCATACGACAATCAGGACCCCAAGAATATGCCAGCAGATACAGGATATGGTTGTAAGATGGTTGATGGGGTCATACACGTCttcaacaagaaaacaaacatggacAA AAGCACAGAACTCGACCTACCGTATCCTGACCTGAAGGAGTACATAGCAGACATGAATGTAATGATGTCCCTCATTATCAACGGTCCAGT GAAATCTTTTTGCTACCGCCGCCTGCAGTACCTGAGCTCCAAATTTCAGATGCACATCTTGCTGAATGAGATGAAGGAGCTGGCAGCTCAGAAGAAGGTTCCTCACAGAGACTTCTACAACATCAGAAAG gtggacacacacatacatgcatcATCCTGCATGAACCAGAAGCATCTTCTGCGATTTATCAAGAAAGCCATGAAGAAATACCCCGACGAGATTGTTCACGTTGAGCGGGGACACGGTCAGACCCTCCGAGATGTTTTTGAGACCATGAACTTGACAGCGTACGACCTGAGTGTAGACACACTCGACATGCACGCG GATCGAAACACATTTCATCGGTTTGATAAGTTCAACTCCAAATACAACCCCATTGGAGAGTCTATCCTCAGGGAGATCTTCATCAAGACGGACAAttatgtggaaggaaaatactTTGCTCATATAGTTAAG GAGGTGATGTTTGACTTGGAGGAGAGTAAATACCAGAACTCTGAGTTAAGACTGTCCATCTATGGTCGCTCCAGAGACGAATGGGACAAGCTGGCAGAGTGGGCTGTCAAACATAGAGTGTACTCTGATAATGTGCGCTGGCTTATCCAGGTGCCGCGTCTGTT TGATGTGTACCACACAAAGAAGCAGCTGGCTAACTTCCAGGAGATGTTGGAGAATGTCTTCATGCCTCTATTTGAGGTCACCATAGATCCTGCCAGTCATCCTGAGCTGCATCTCTTCCTGGAGCAT GTGGTGGGCTTTGACAGCGTGGATGACGAGTCCAAGCCTgaacaacacatttttaaccTGGACAGCCCACTGCCCGCTGAATGGACAGAGGAGGACAACCCACCCTACTCCTACTATCTCTACTACACCTACGCCAACATGACTGTGCTGAACCACCTGCGAAG ACGTCGAGGGTTTCATACATTCGTTCTGCGACCTCACTGTGGTGAAGCGGGTCCGATCCATCACCTGGTGTCAGGGTTCATGTTGTCAGAGAATATTTCCCACGGACTGCTGCTCAGAAAG GCCCCTGTGCTTCAGTATCTTTACTACCTGGCTCAGGTTGGCATTGCCATGTCACCGCTCAGCAACAACAGCCTGTTCCTTAGTTACCACCGCAACCCGCTGATGGAGTATTTGTCCAGAGGTCTCATAATCTCTCTGTCCACCGATGATCCCCTTCAGTTCCACTTCACCAAG GAGCCACTGATGGAAGAGTACAGCATCGCGGCTCAGGTGTGGAAATTGAGCTCATGTGACATGTGTGAGCTGGCTAGAAACAGTGTCCTGATGAGTGGATTTTCACACAAG GTCAAGAGCTACTGGCTTGGCCCCAGTTACTATAAAGAAGGTCCTGAGAGCAACGACATCCGCCGCACCAACGTTCCCGATATCCGTGTTGCATACCGCTTTGAGACGCTCACCGAGGAGCTCAACCTCATCACCCATGCCGTGCGCACAGACGAGCTGGACAGTATCGATGAAGAGGAAACGCTAACCATGGGTCCCGTCTTGGGAGGGCGCTGA